The proteins below are encoded in one region of Methylophilales bacterium:
- the rpsE gene encoding 30S ribosomal protein S5 translates to MAQNKNNNTGNQDKGQTDGLREKMINVNRVTKVVKGGRIMSFAALSVVGDGDGAVGMGKGKAREVPLAVQKAMDEAKRGMIKVKLNNGTLYHSVTGRHGAAKVTILPASQGTGIIAGGAMRAIFEVMGITDILAKCIGSANPYNVVRATLNGLSSMNTPADIAAKRGKTIEEIRG, encoded by the coding sequence ATGGCACAAAATAAAAATAACAACACGGGCAATCAAGACAAAGGACAAACTGATGGCCTAAGAGAAAAGATGATAAATGTAAATCGTGTGACCAAGGTTGTTAAGGGCGGTCGTATCATGAGTTTTGCTGCATTAAGCGTTGTCGGAGATGGTGATGGTGCTGTTGGCATGGGTAAAGGTAAAGCGAGAGAGGTTCCACTTGCCGTTCAAAAAGCGATGGATGAAGCAAAGAGAGGTATGATCAAAGTAAAGCTTAACAACGGTACTTTATATCACTCAGTAACCGGAAGGCATGGAGCTGCAAAAGTGACTATTCTTCCCGCATCACAAGGAACAGGAATTATTGCTGGTGGCGCAATGAGAGCAATATTTGAAGTTATGGGAATCACAGATATTTTAGCGAAATGTATAGGATCAGCAAATCCCTACAATGTAGTTAGAGCAACATTGAACGGATTATCATCTATGAATACGCCAGCAGACATTGCAGCGAAAAGAGGTAAAACAATAGAAGAGATTAGAGGTTAG
- the rpsH gene encoding 30S ribosomal protein S8, which yields MSMHDPISDMLTRIRNGQMRSKVNVTLPASKVKKAIANVLKDEGYIEGFSIDENNGKPLLNIELKYYAGEPVIENIQRASKPSLRLYKSSNDLPRVMNGLGVAIVTTSKGVMTDIKARAEGVGGEVLCYVE from the coding sequence ATGAGCATGCATGATCCGATATCAGATATGTTAACCCGTATAAGAAACGGCCAAATGAGAAGTAAGGTTAATGTTACTTTGCCTGCCTCAAAGGTAAAAAAAGCTATTGCAAACGTTCTCAAAGATGAGGGTTATATTGAAGGTTTTAGTATTGATGAAAACAATGGCAAGCCGCTATTAAATATTGAATTAAAGTATTACGCAGGTGAGCCCGTAATTGAAAATATACAGCGAGCTAGTAAACCAAGCTTGAGGCTATATAAATCAAGTAATGATTTACCTAGAGTAATGAATGGGCTTGGAGTTGCAATTGTAACAACCTCCAAGGGTGTAATGACAGATATTAAAGCAAGGGCTGAGGGCGTCGGTGGTGAAGTTCTTTGCTACGTTGAATAA
- the rplF gene encoding 50S ribosomal protein L6, whose protein sequence is MSRVANNPVVVPEKVEVTISDDNVLIKGPLGEMRQELKGQVEIKKEENSLLFSAKESTKHSLAMSGTIRALVNNMVLGVSVGFEKKLQLIGVGYKAQAQGNKINLELGFSHSISHALPDGVTAQTPSQTEIILKSSDKQVVGQVAAEIRAYRPPEPYKGKGVRYVDEYVVMKEAKKA, encoded by the coding sequence ATGTCTAGAGTTGCAAATAACCCAGTAGTTGTTCCCGAAAAGGTAGAAGTTACGATATCGGATGACAATGTATTAATTAAAGGTCCTTTAGGCGAAATGAGACAGGAGCTAAAAGGTCAAGTTGAGATTAAGAAAGAAGAAAATAGTTTATTGTTCTCAGCGAAAGAATCAACTAAACATTCGTTAGCGATGTCAGGTACGATTCGAGCGTTAGTCAACAATATGGTGCTAGGCGTTTCGGTAGGTTTTGAAAAAAAACTCCAATTAATCGGGGTTGGTTATAAAGCACAAGCACAAGGGAATAAAATAAACCTTGAGCTTGGTTTTTCACATTCAATCAGCCATGCACTCCCAGATGGTGTGACTGCGCAAACACCCTCACAAACTGAAATTATTTTAAAAAGCTCAGACAAACAAGTGGTAGGTCAAGTAGCTGCAGAAATTAGAGCGTATAGACCACCAGAGCCTTATAAAGGTAAGGGTGTTCGTTACGTGGATGAGTATGTGGTAATGAAAGAAGCTAAAAAAGCATAA
- the rpoA gene encoding DNA-directed RNA polymerase subunit alpha: MEISPTEYLKPKIVDVDIKSPNRAKVTLEPMERGFGHTLGNALRRVLLSSIPGYAITEVKIDSVVHEYSTIDGVQEDVVDILLNLKKVALRIHNNTSATISLKKDVEGEVTAGDFDVGHDVEIKNPELVIAHLNKGGKIDIEARVEMGRGYQAVPVRNKGQEKGTELGFIGIDASFSPIDKVSYFVESARVEQRTDLDKLILDVETNGVVDAEEAIRDAAFILRGQLSVFANLESELSEVEVKEAPVIDPVLLRPVDDLELTVRSANCLKAESIYYIGDLVQRNESDLLKAPNLGRKSLNEIKDILSSKGLTLGMTVENWPDEGVEKV; the protein is encoded by the coding sequence ATGGAAATCAGCCCTACAGAATATTTAAAACCAAAAATTGTTGATGTTGATATTAAATCACCTAATAGAGCTAAGGTTACGCTTGAGCCCATGGAAAGAGGTTTTGGACATACATTAGGAAACGCTCTTAGAAGAGTGCTTTTATCTTCAATACCAGGATATGCAATTACTGAAGTAAAAATTGATTCCGTTGTTCATGAATATTCTACAATTGATGGGGTCCAAGAGGACGTAGTAGACATTCTGTTGAATCTCAAGAAAGTTGCATTAAGAATTCATAATAATACAAGTGCTACCATCTCTCTCAAAAAAGATGTAGAAGGGGAAGTAACTGCTGGTGACTTTGATGTAGGGCATGATGTTGAGATTAAAAATCCTGAACTTGTTATCGCACATTTAAACAAAGGCGGGAAGATAGATATCGAAGCTCGAGTCGAAATGGGAAGAGGTTATCAGGCAGTACCAGTGAGAAACAAAGGTCAAGAAAAAGGAACAGAATTAGGGTTTATAGGAATAGATGCTTCTTTTAGCCCTATAGATAAAGTAAGTTATTTCGTTGAAAGCGCTCGTGTTGAGCAAAGAACAGATTTAGATAAACTTATTTTAGACGTAGAAACAAATGGCGTTGTTGATGCAGAGGAAGCGATAAGGGATGCAGCATTTATTTTACGTGGTCAATTATCTGTTTTCGCGAATTTAGAAAGTGAATTAAGTGAGGTGGAGGTTAAAGAGGCACCAGTTATAGATCCAGTCTTATTAAGACCTGTTGATGATTTAGAATTAACTGTTAGGTCTGCTAACTGTCTTAAGGCTGAAAGTATTTATTACATTGGTGACCTGGTTCAAAGAAACGAAAGTGATTTATTAAAAGCTCCTAATTTAGGAAGAAAATCCTTAAATGAAATTAAAGACATCCTTTCATCAAAAGGCTTAACACTTGGTATGACAGTTGAAAACTGGCCAGATGAAGGCGTCGAAAAAGTATAA
- the rplO gene encoding 50S ribosomal protein L15 yields MRLNTIKPSDGSKKEVRRVGRGIGSGFGKTAGRGHKGQKSRAGGFHKVGFEGGQMPIQRRLPKRGFRSMSKPYNAKVRTSELNKLDNGIVDLLSLKAANLIPNMSLNAKIFLSGEVTKKLTIQGIGITKGALKAVKDAGGKVEEVVTTNPKAEKKDLVKDKPTKKSK; encoded by the coding sequence ATGAGATTAAATACTATTAAGCCTTCAGATGGCTCAAAAAAAGAAGTAAGGCGAGTTGGTCGAGGAATTGGTTCAGGGTTTGGAAAAACTGCAGGGCGTGGCCATAAAGGCCAAAAATCTAGAGCAGGTGGCTTTCATAAAGTAGGCTTTGAAGGTGGGCAAATGCCTATTCAAAGAAGACTACCAAAAAGAGGTTTTAGATCTATGTCTAAGCCCTACAATGCAAAAGTAAGAACAAGCGAATTAAATAAACTTGATAATGGTATTGTTGATCTACTTTCTTTAAAGGCAGCAAACTTAATACCTAATATGTCTTTAAATGCCAAAATATTTCTTTCAGGCGAAGTTACCAAAAAATTAACAATACAAGGTATTGGTATAACAAAGGGTGCTTTGAAAGCTGTAAAAGACGCGGGTGGAAAGGTCGAGGAAGTTGTAACCACGAATCCTAAAGCAGAAAAGAAAGATCTAGTTAAAGATAAACCTACAAAAAAATCGAAGTAA
- the rpsM gene encoding 30S ribosomal protein S13 has protein sequence MARIAGVNVSDNKHTEIALTAIYGIGRVTAKKICDATGITATTKIKDLSDADLEKLRDHIGGYEVEGDLRREVTMNIKRLMDLGCYRGQRHRRGLPVRGQNTKNNARTRKGPIRAIRK, from the coding sequence ATGGCCCGTATTGCTGGAGTAAATGTATCTGATAATAAACATACTGAAATAGCTTTAACAGCTATATATGGTATTGGTAGAGTCACAGCTAAGAAAATTTGTGATGCTACTGGTATTACAGCTACAACAAAAATAAAAGATTTGTCAGATGCTGATCTTGAGAAATTAAGAGACCATATTGGTGGTTATGAAGTCGAAGGTGATCTTCGAAGAGAAGTAACCATGAATATCAAAAGATTGATGGACCTTGGTTGTTACAGAGGGCAAAGACATAGAAGAGGTCTTCCAGTAAGAGGTCAAAATACAAAGAATAATGCAAGAACAAGAAAAGGCCCAATCAGGGCTATTAGGAAATAA
- the rpmD gene encoding 50S ribosomal protein L30, translating into MAKGKKIKVTLIKSPIHKSVAHKATVKGLGLRRMRHSVELEDTPAIRGMINAVNYLLKVEEVSA; encoded by the coding sequence ATGGCTAAAGGAAAAAAAATTAAAGTGACCCTTATAAAAAGTCCTATCCATAAGTCTGTAGCACATAAAGCTACAGTAAAAGGTCTTGGATTAAGAAGAATGCGTCATAGTGTTGAGTTAGAAGATACCCCTGCAATAAGAGGGATGATAAATGCAGTAAATTACTTACTTAAGGTAGAAGAGGTTTCAGCATGA
- a CDS encoding mechanosensitive ion channel yields the protein MNLEYTQMQSNLFYLKNNFTLETLMSWGFISQLLLVFLVIGTAFFAEYLIRRRLSRKYIVDNQNNLKDIFKLFRPAFMLSILFSAMFFLREGDLQWRLLYFANSVLVILIFVRLAIIFTRYILKPGPWLRPFENIFAGILVTSYLAFQFGVLKQIQDRLDSIKFVIAEESITMLLIVETILGIFIAVLFAMTIARFIENRVMNIKSKSFRANQRIVVIKILKILLYILAIITVLNVLGIDLSFLTIFGGAFGLGLAFGFQKVAANYISGFLLLSDESIRVGDMIDVSGEYGRVTAIKSRYTAIRRLDGIEVLIPNEQLLTSEITNLTFSNTTVKIPLDLQISYESSIDKAMEVILKVCHAEERVIQDPKPNVFVKEFADSGINLHIACFVVDPDKGFLELKSDIYRAIFEEFKSNNIEIPYPHRVSITKK from the coding sequence ATGAATTTAGAATATACACAAATGCAAAGCAACTTATTTTATCTAAAAAATAATTTCACTTTAGAAACTTTGATGAGTTGGGGATTTATTTCACAATTATTATTAGTATTCTTGGTAATCGGTACAGCTTTTTTTGCAGAGTACCTGATTAGGAGAAGATTAAGTAGAAAATATATAGTAGATAATCAAAATAACCTTAAAGATATTTTTAAGTTATTCAGGCCAGCTTTCATGCTTTCAATACTTTTCAGCGCTATGTTTTTTTTAAGGGAGGGAGATCTCCAATGGAGGTTATTATATTTTGCAAATAGTGTACTAGTAATCCTTATATTTGTCAGATTAGCAATAATATTTACAAGATATATCTTAAAACCAGGACCATGGCTTCGACCTTTTGAAAATATATTTGCTGGAATTTTGGTCACAAGTTATTTGGCCTTTCAATTTGGTGTTTTAAAACAAATCCAAGATCGACTTGATTCTATAAAATTTGTCATTGCCGAAGAAAGCATCACAATGCTTTTAATTGTTGAGACTATCCTGGGGATATTTATTGCAGTTTTATTTGCAATGACGATCGCAAGATTTATTGAAAATAGAGTAATGAATATAAAATCTAAAAGCTTTAGAGCAAATCAAAGAATTGTTGTCATAAAAATACTCAAGATTTTACTTTATATTCTTGCAATTATTACAGTTCTAAATGTTTTAGGAATTGATTTATCATTTTTAACAATTTTTGGTGGAGCTTTTGGTTTAGGTTTAGCTTTTGGTTTTCAAAAGGTGGCTGCTAATTATATAAGTGGGTTTTTACTTCTCAGTGATGAATCCATTAGGGTTGGCGATATGATTGATGTTAGTGGTGAATATGGAAGGGTAACTGCAATAAAATCACGTTATACCGCTATTAGGAGACTAGATGGTATAGAAGTTCTTATACCTAATGAACAATTATTAACTAGTGAAATTACAAACCTCACTTTCTCAAATACGACTGTTAAAATACCCTTAGACCTACAAATAAGCTATGAGTCGTCTATTGATAAGGCAATGGAAGTCATTTTGAAAGTGTGCCACGCAGAAGAAAGAGTAATCCAAGATCCAAAACCAAATGTATTTGTAAAAGAATTTGCTGATAGCGGGATTAATTTACACATTGCTTGCTTCGTCGTTGACCCTGACAAAGGTTTTTTAGAGTTAAAATCGGATATTTATAGGGCTATTTTTGAAGAGTTCAAGAGTAATAATATAGAAATACCTTACCCACACAGAGTGTCGATTACGAAAAAATAA
- the rpsD gene encoding 30S ribosomal protein S4 — protein sequence MARNLDPKCRQCRREGEKLFLKAEKCFTEKCAIEKRNYPPGQHGQRRSSRLSDYGVQLREKQKLRRIYGVLEKQFRSYYAEADRKKGITGENLLQMLESRLDNVAYKMGLGGSRTEARQIVRHNSILVNGKRVNIPSYQVQPGDSISVADQSKDQLRIKSALEAADERGLPEWLEVDVKKLTGIFKNRPERDDLPSTINESLVVELYSK from the coding sequence TTGGCTAGAAATCTAGACCCCAAATGTCGTCAATGTAGAAGAGAAGGTGAGAAACTTTTTCTAAAAGCTGAGAAGTGCTTTACTGAAAAATGTGCAATTGAAAAAAGAAATTATCCTCCGGGTCAACACGGACAGAGAAGGTCATCTAGACTTTCAGATTACGGAGTTCAACTTAGAGAAAAACAAAAATTAAGAAGAATTTATGGTGTATTGGAGAAGCAGTTTAGAAGTTATTATGCAGAAGCCGATAGAAAAAAAGGAATTACAGGTGAAAACCTTTTACAAATGTTGGAATCTAGACTGGATAATGTTGCCTATAAAATGGGTCTAGGTGGATCTCGAACAGAGGCCAGACAAATTGTAAGACACAATAGTATTCTAGTTAATGGAAAAAGGGTGAATATCCCTTCATACCAAGTTCAACCAGGTGACAGTATTAGTGTTGCTGATCAATCTAAAGATCAATTAAGAATTAAATCTGCATTAGAAGCTGCTGATGAGAGAGGTTTACCAGAATGGCTTGAAGTCGATGTAAAAAAATTAACTGGAATATTTAAAAATAGACCAGAGAGGGATGATTTACCTTCTACTATAAATGAGTCGCTTGTTGTAGAGCTTTACTCTAAATAA
- the rplQ gene encoding 50S ribosomal protein L17 has protein sequence MRHGKAHRKLNRTSSHRKAMFKNMVVSLFKHELIRTTLPKAKELRKYAEPMITLAKETSVHNKRLAFSRLRDREIVGKLFSELGPRYSKRAGGYLRILKCGFRKGDNAPMAYVELVERPIKKEETPEEKKLDSANINNPIDVTPIEETKKPAAKKAETKKPAAKKAETKKPAAKKA, from the coding sequence ATGCGACATGGTAAGGCACATAGAAAGTTAAATAGAACGAGTAGTCATAGAAAGGCTATGTTTAAGAATATGGTTGTTTCATTATTTAAACATGAGCTAATTAGAACTACCCTTCCAAAAGCTAAAGAATTAAGGAAGTATGCTGAACCAATGATTACTCTCGCTAAAGAGACTAGTGTTCACAATAAAAGATTAGCTTTCAGTCGATTAAGAGATAGAGAGATTGTAGGAAAATTATTTAGTGAGTTAGGTCCTAGATATAGCAAAAGAGCAGGTGGATACTTAAGAATTCTTAAATGTGGTTTTAGAAAAGGCGACAACGCTCCAATGGCATATGTTGAGCTTGTGGAAAGACCAATTAAAAAAGAAGAGACTCCTGAAGAGAAAAAACTAGATTCAGCGAACATAAATAATCCTATTGACGTTACACCAATAGAAGAAACTAAAAAGCCTGCGGCAAAAAAAGCAGAAACTAAAAAGCCTGCGGCAAAAAAAGCAGAAACTAAAAAGCCTGCGGCAAAAAAAGCATAG
- the rpmJ gene encoding 50S ribosomal protein L36: protein MKVRASVKPMCINCKVVRRNGVVRVICKKDQRHKQRQG, encoded by the coding sequence ATGAAAGTAAGAGCATCAGTAAAGCCAATGTGTATTAACTGTAAAGTTGTAAGACGAAACGGTGTAGTGAGGGTAATTTGTAAAAAAGATCAACGCCACAAACAAAGGCAAGGATAA
- the rpsN gene encoding 30S ribosomal protein S14: MAKLCMTQRETKRLKMVEKFKAKRLALNEVINDASASREQKIEARQKLQALPRNSSPVRLRTRCALTGRPRGVYKKFGLARGKLRDLMMAGEVPGVVKASW, encoded by the coding sequence ATGGCTAAATTATGCATGACTCAAAGAGAAACTAAACGTTTAAAAATGGTTGAAAAATTTAAAGCAAAACGTTTAGCCTTAAATGAAGTTATTAATGATGCTTCTGCTTCAAGAGAACAAAAAATTGAAGCAAGGCAAAAACTTCAAGCTCTGCCAAGAAATTCTAGTCCAGTTCGGTTAAGAACGAGATGTGCTTTAACAGGTCGCCCAAGAGGTGTTTATAAAAAGTTTGGTCTTGCACGAGGCAAACTTAGAGATCTTATGATGGCTGGTGAAGTGCCAGGTGTCGTTAAGGCAAGTTGGTAA
- the infA gene encoding translation initiation factor IF-1, translating to MAKEDIIEMEGEVLENLPNATFKVKLENDHVVLGYISGKMRMNYIRILPGDTVTVEISPYDLSKGRITFRAK from the coding sequence ATGGCTAAAGAAGATATTATAGAAATGGAAGGAGAGGTTTTAGAAAACCTTCCAAATGCAACATTCAAGGTTAAGCTTGAGAACGATCATGTTGTGTTAGGTTATATATCAGGAAAGATGAGAATGAATTATATAAGAATTTTGCCGGGAGATACTGTAACGGTAGAGATATCCCCATATGACTTAAGTAAAGGCAGAATTACATTTAGAGCAAAGTAA
- the rplR gene encoding 50S ribosomal protein L18 has protein sequence MTKNNARIRRATKSRANMAYLGKTRLSIHRSNANIYAQVIDGKTNKIIASASTVEADVKKKLKNTSDTNAATEIGKRIADKAIKAGVKVVAFDRSGYRYHGRVKALADSARENGLTF, from the coding sequence ATGACAAAAAATAATGCAAGAATTAGAAGGGCAACAAAATCTAGAGCGAACATGGCTTATTTAGGTAAAACAAGGTTATCAATACATAGGTCAAACGCAAATATTTATGCGCAAGTTATTGACGGTAAAACAAATAAAATTATTGCTTCAGCATCAACGGTAGAGGCTGATGTGAAGAAAAAACTAAAGAATACAAGTGATACAAATGCTGCAACAGAAATAGGAAAGAGAATAGCTGATAAGGCAATAAAAGCCGGTGTTAAGGTTGTTGCTTTTGATAGATCAGGTTATAGGTATCATGGTCGAGTTAAGGCTTTGGCGGACTCTGCAAGAGAAAACGGGTTAACATTCTAA
- the rpsK gene encoding 30S ribosomal protein S11: MAVDKTVRVKKKVKKNVSEGIAHVHASFNNTIITITDRQGNALSWATSGGAGFKGSRKSTPFAAQVAAEAAGKAAQEYGVKNIEVRIKGPGPGRESSVRALNSVGLKITSIQDITPVPHNGCRPPKKRRI, encoded by the coding sequence ATGGCAGTTGATAAAACCGTTCGTGTAAAGAAAAAAGTTAAAAAGAATGTCTCAGAGGGGATAGCTCACGTTCACGCTTCTTTTAACAATACAATAATTACAATCACAGACAGACAAGGCAATGCTCTTTCATGGGCTACCTCTGGTGGAGCAGGTTTTAAAGGGTCAAGAAAAAGTACCCCGTTTGCTGCGCAAGTAGCAGCAGAGGCTGCTGGTAAAGCTGCTCAAGAATACGGAGTAAAAAATATTGAAGTAAGAATTAAAGGGCCTGGACCTGGAAGAGAGTCTTCTGTGAGAGCGCTTAATTCAGTAGGATTAAAAATTACAAGCATCCAAGATATTACGCCAGTACCACATAATGGATGTAGACCCCCAAAAAAGAGAAGAATTTAA
- the mgtE gene encoding magnesium transporter, with the protein MKNNIERKESLNDLIDQIDELLESSEFSENSNDNSVDEKHALIKNLVSKKNISSLESLLDDLHPADIADILESLPVQKRLVLWDLVKSENEGDILIEVSDSVRQTLIADMDSTELLAAAEQLDTDEIADIAPDLPEEVLKDLLENLDIQNRERLQSALSYPEDSVGSLMEFEITTIREDLTLEVVLNYLRKIKKLPNHTDKLFVVDKDGLILGVLPLERIIVNAPTTIVKNIMAKEVVLFKPEDLADEASNAFERYDLVTAPVVDENKKLVGRLTVEAVMDFIRQESDNEKFSMAGLREEEDIFSSIWKSVQNRWAWLAINLLTAFIASRVIGIFEGSIEKVVALAALMPIIASIGGNSGNQTTAMIVRALAIGQLTQSSIRSLLYKEISVALLNGLIWGSIVGLFAFYLYNNADLGFVMASAMVLNLILAAIMGVLMPLLMHRLGKDPAVGSSVLITAMTDSGGFFIFLGLATLVLT; encoded by the coding sequence ATGAAAAATAATATCGAAAGAAAAGAAAGTTTGAACGATCTGATAGATCAAATTGATGAACTATTAGAGAGTTCTGAGTTTTCTGAAAATTCTAATGATAACTCAGTGGATGAGAAGCATGCATTAATTAAAAATCTTGTCAGCAAAAAAAATATAAGCTCACTCGAAAGCTTACTAGATGATCTTCATCCCGCTGATATTGCAGATATTCTTGAGTCATTGCCAGTCCAAAAACGTTTAGTTTTATGGGATTTAGTTAAGAGTGAAAATGAAGGTGATATCCTAATTGAGGTATCTGATTCTGTGCGTCAAACCCTTATAGCCGATATGGATAGTACAGAGTTGTTAGCGGCTGCAGAGCAACTTGATACAGATGAGATTGCAGACATTGCACCAGATTTACCTGAAGAAGTCTTGAAAGACTTACTAGAAAATTTAGATATTCAAAATAGAGAGAGACTTCAGTCAGCATTATCGTACCCAGAAGATTCTGTAGGTAGCTTAATGGAATTTGAGATAACAACTATTAGAGAAGATTTAACTTTAGAGGTAGTTTTAAATTATTTAAGAAAAATTAAGAAGCTGCCAAACCATACTGATAAATTATTTGTTGTTGATAAAGATGGTTTAATTTTGGGAGTTTTGCCATTAGAAAGAATAATTGTTAATGCTCCAACAACAATAGTTAAAAATATTATGGCAAAAGAGGTAGTTTTGTTTAAGCCAGAAGATTTAGCTGATGAAGCTTCAAACGCTTTTGAAAGATATGATTTAGTTACGGCTCCTGTGGTTGATGAAAATAAAAAATTAGTTGGTAGGTTGACTGTTGAAGCTGTAATGGATTTTATTAGACAAGAATCTGATAATGAAAAATTTTCTATGGCTGGATTGAGGGAAGAAGAAGACATTTTTTCTTCAATATGGAAATCAGTTCAAAACCGATGGGCATGGTTGGCAATAAATCTATTAACGGCGTTTATAGCATCAAGAGTGATTGGTATTTTCGAAGGCTCTATTGAGAAAGTTGTTGCCTTAGCGGCGCTCATGCCAATTATTGCAAGTATTGGTGGAAATTCAGGAAATCAAACAACGGCCATGATAGTAAGGGCGTTAGCGATAGGACAATTAACCCAATCAAGCATACGATCCTTATTGTATAAAGAGATAAGTGTGGCGCTTTTAAATGGGTTGATATGGGGATCAATTGTAGGTTTATTCGCATTTTATTTATATAATAATGCTGATTTAGGTTTTGTAATGGCGAGTGCTATGGTTTTAAACCTTATACTCGCAGCGATTATGGGGGTTTTAATGCCACTTTTAATGCATCGCTTAGGTAAAGATCCCGCAGTTGGCTCAAGTGTTTTAATAACTGCAATGACAGATAGCGGAGGTTTTTTTATATTCCTTGGACTTGCAACCTTGGTTTTAACGTAA
- the secY gene encoding preprotein translocase subunit SecY — translation MAENSTLGQLSKMGELKSRLLFLLGALIIFRLGSHIPVPGIDPFELKKLFDSQSGGILGMFNMFSGGALSRFTVFALGIMPYISASIIMTLLTSMSEKLKELKKEGQSGQRIITQYTRQGTVVLAAFQALGITVALEAQPGLVLDPGLAFRLTSVITLVSGTMFLVWLGEQITERGIGNGISMIIFAGIVAGLPSALGNTLELTRTGAFSIPLVFFLLVAVVLVTAIVVFVERGQRRITINYAKRQVGNKMYGGQSSHLPLKINQAGVIPAIFASSVILFPATIAGWFGSGESLYWLKDISAAISPGQPIYIIMFAVAIIFFSYFYTAITFNPAETADNLKKGGAFVPGIRPGEQTAKYIDTIMGRLTLIGSIYITLVCLLPELLILKFNTPFYFGGTSLLIIVVVTMDFMTQVQSQMMSYQYEGLLKKANFKGGSGGRL, via the coding sequence TTGGCTGAAAACTCTACACTAGGGCAGTTAAGCAAAATGGGCGAACTAAAAAGCCGCCTTCTATTTTTGCTTGGCGCTTTAATTATTTTTCGGTTAGGTTCACACATTCCTGTACCCGGCATAGACCCTTTTGAGTTAAAAAAATTATTTGATTCACAAAGTGGCGGAATTCTTGGAATGTTCAATATGTTTTCTGGGGGAGCATTAAGTAGATTTACTGTTTTTGCACTAGGTATTATGCCTTATATCTCAGCTTCAATCATAATGACACTCCTCACCTCTATGTCAGAAAAATTGAAAGAGTTAAAGAAAGAAGGACAGTCAGGACAGAGGATAATAACGCAATATACTCGTCAAGGAACTGTTGTATTAGCTGCTTTTCAGGCGCTTGGTATTACGGTTGCACTAGAAGCACAGCCGGGTCTTGTTCTTGATCCTGGTTTAGCCTTCAGATTAACCTCAGTTATAACTCTTGTGAGTGGAACGATGTTTTTAGTTTGGTTGGGAGAGCAAATTACAGAACGAGGCATTGGTAATGGTATATCAATGATAATTTTTGCGGGTATCGTGGCTGGGCTTCCAAGTGCATTAGGAAATACCCTCGAACTTACAAGAACGGGAGCTTTTTCTATTCCCCTAGTGTTCTTCTTGCTAGTCGCTGTTGTTCTAGTTACTGCAATAGTTGTATTTGTTGAAAGAGGGCAGAGAAGAATCACAATTAATTATGCAAAGAGGCAAGTTGGAAATAAGATGTATGGTGGGCAATCATCTCATTTACCTCTTAAGATAAATCAAGCAGGCGTCATACCAGCAATTTTTGCGTCAAGCGTAATCTTGTTTCCAGCAACCATTGCAGGTTGGTTTGGATCCGGGGAGAGCCTTTATTGGCTGAAAGACATTAGCGCTGCGATTTCACCTGGGCAACCAATTTATATTATTATGTTTGCTGTAGCTATCATATTTTTCTCATACTTTTATACAGCCATTACTTTTAACCCTGCTGAGACCGCAGACAATTTAAAAAAAGGTGGGGCTTTTGTTCCTGGGATAAGGCCTGGCGAACAAACAGCTAAATATATAGACACAATTATGGGACGTTTAACGCTTATCGGTTCAATTTACATAACCTTAGTTTGTTTACTTCCAGAATTATTAATCTTGAAATTTAATACACCATTTTATTTTGGGGGAACATCACTCCTTATTATTGTTGTGGTAACTATGGATTTCATGACCCAGGTTCAGTCACAAATGATGTCCTACCAGTATGAAGGGCTCCTTAAGAAAGCAAACTTTAAAGGTGGGTCAGGTGGAAGGCTTTAA